Proteins found in one Caldisericia bacterium genomic segment:
- a CDS encoding DNA double-strand break repair nuclease NurA produces the protein MKQKREYIKNIDYFKEKFNKLNNKIESLLDIENNKIFIDYILKNKEKVPIDTSNFKFNTFFVDGSMSKIGESFPNFFYIFRSLSYSPNLDIKIFIYDLFSPLIDEDRLLFEEKLLYLQNKKNQNEIDLNIFDINYVEEYLRYILMAKLEIEAAKESINYLNKGDMLFMDGSLNHFKGEVPQEFNSLLKICYEKEVLICGVVEDIGSMVISNIVKENGNTMKPHDKELLIGNLNEGEMIHIKEPFRKEGFSITFLRISSDPTPISFEIPVKWEDKYKEVAQFLMFITEKYGRGVPIFRDFAHEDVKLTDKESYLISKNFIKNEYLEKLFKLKRWLR, from the coding sequence ATGAAGCAAAAGAGAGAATATATAAAAAATATTGATTATTTTAAGGAAAAATTTAATAAACTAAATAATAAAATAGAGAGTCTCTTAGATATAGAAAATAATAAAATTTTTATTGATTATATTTTAAAAAATAAAGAAAAAGTACCCATAGACACTTCAAATTTTAAATTTAATACTTTTTTTGTTGATGGCTCTATGTCAAAAATTGGAGAAAGTTTTCCAAATTTTTTCTATATTTTTAGATCTCTTTCATATTCTCCAAATTTAGATATTAAAATTTTTATCTATGATCTTTTTTCTCCTCTCATTGATGAAGATAGATTACTTTTTGAAGAAAAATTGCTTTATCTTCAAAATAAAAAAAATCAAAATGAAATTGATTTAAATATATTTGACATAAATTATGTTGAGGAATACTTAAGATATATTTTGATGGCTAAACTTGAGATAGAGGCAGCGAAGGAATCAATTAATTATCTTAATAAAGGAGATATGCTTTTTATGGATGGTTCTTTAAACCATTTTAAAGGTGAAGTGCCTCAAGAATTTAACTCTCTTCTTAAAATATGTTATGAAAAGGAAGTTTTGATATGCGGAGTAGTAGAAGACATTGGAAGTATGGTAATTTCAAATATTGTTAAAGAAAATGGAAATACAATGAAACCACATGATAAGGAACTTCTAATTGGAAATCTTAATGAGGGAGAAATGATTCATATAAAAGAACCATTTAGAAAAGAGGGATTTTCTATAACATTTTTAAGAATTTCTTCTGATCCAACGCCAATATCTTTCGAAATTCCAGTAAAGTGGGAAGATAAATATAAAGAAGTTGCTCAATTTCTAATGTTTATAACTGAAAAATATGGTAGAGGAGTTCCTATTTTCAGAGATTTCGCACATGAAGATGTAAAATTAACTGATAAGGAGAGTTATTTAATTTCAAAAAATTTTATAAAAAATGAATATTTAGAAAAACTTTTTAAACTTAAAAGGTGGCTAAGATGA
- a CDS encoding ATP-binding protein, with product MSEIYVVGESNQFEVYIASREERFSLRDYFFIKDEKEYLGEIVESYTINKFFPRPDTFSERDEKIIEHLKILGFDIEKEDINIAKIKLLDEPPYPIRVGSKARRANFSEIKNIFKVEEKGLVLGGIKNSERFYDELPHKLKNLYKIIEDGKEREQREIPFIFTIEEMIQYPHIGIFGGSGSGKSFLVRVMIEEIAKFGYPAIIFDPHFEMSFSSLNKDEKGLSDFIKNIRVFTVGEDTGIEFSEISERELENLFKSIGEVEIPQEDAIYNAYLMMGNERSLTNFRENLIFLSQKSKDESDKNIVSRSSARAVLRKLSHLERLNIFGKSDRELLNWVKSEKIAVIQGSLETLKTFASFFLEKITEKRREYKDGEKKGERKEYFPPFFVILDEAHNFAPKESIYFIPSKRVLKTISQEGRKYGIFLILSTQRPSLLDDTILAQLSTKFILRTVRETDLDTIRKETDLSGVDIGRLPYLKTGDAFVSSAIFQRSIPIRIRKTFTNPPPSKNPFLELKEKKEDKKEQILNYLKREGVIEEIFFERVIKDFEVEGVIFKDINEIKIVLNELEREGLIEKEENPITTIWRMKNAY from the coding sequence ATGAGTGAAATATATGTAGTTGGGGAAAGTAATCAATTTGAAGTTTACATTGCTTCAAGAGAAGAAAGATTTTCATTAAGAGATTACTTTTTCATAAAGGATGAAAAAGAGTATCTTGGAGAAATTGTTGAATCATATACAATAAATAAATTTTTTCCAAGACCAGACACATTTTCAGAGAGAGATGAAAAAATAATTGAACATCTTAAAATTCTTGGTTTTGATATTGAAAAAGAAGATATTAATATTGCTAAAATTAAACTTCTTGATGAACCACCATATCCTATTAGAGTTGGAAGTAAAGCAAGAAGAGCCAATTTTTCAGAGATAAAAAACATTTTTAAAGTTGAAGAAAAGGGGTTAGTCCTTGGTGGAATTAAAAATAGCGAAAGATTTTATGATGAATTACCTCATAAACTCAAAAATTTATATAAAATAATTGAAGATGGAAAAGAGAGAGAACAAAGAGAGATCCCTTTTATTTTTACAATTGAAGAAATGATTCAATATCCACACATTGGAATTTTTGGTGGTTCTGGTTCTGGAAAATCTTTTCTTGTAAGAGTTATGATTGAGGAAATAGCAAAATTTGGATATCCTGCAATAATTTTTGATCCTCATTTTGAAATGAGTTTTTCAAGTTTAAATAAAGATGAAAAAGGATTATCTGATTTTATTAAAAATATTAGGGTTTTTACAGTAGGAGAAGATACTGGAATCGAATTTTCTGAAATTTCAGAAAGAGAACTTGAAAATCTTTTTAAATCAATTGGAGAGGTCGAAATTCCACAAGAAGATGCAATTTATAATGCATACCTAATGATGGGAAATGAAAGAAGTTTAACAAATTTTAGAGAAAATTTGATTTTCCTCTCACAAAAAAGTAAAGATGAGAGTGATAAAAATATTGTAAGTAGAAGCAGTGCGAGAGCAGTTTTAAGAAAATTAAGTCATCTTGAAAGATTAAACATATTTGGAAAAAGTGATAGAGAGCTTTTGAACTGGGTAAAAAGCGAAAAGATTGCTGTAATTCAAGGCTCTCTCGAAACTCTAAAAACTTTTGCATCATTTTTCTTAGAAAAAATTACTGAAAAAAGAAGAGAATATAAAGATGGAGAAAAGAAAGGTGAAAGAAAAGAATATTTCCCTCCTTTTTTTGTGATTTTGGATGAGGCTCATAATTTTGCTCCAAAAGAATCAATATACTTTATTCCATCAAAAAGAGTTTTAAAGACAATTTCACAAGAAGGAAGAAAATATGGAATTTTTTTAATTCTTTCAACTCAAAGACCTTCTCTACTTGATGACACAATTTTAGCACAACTCTCAACAAAATTTATTTTAAGAACAGTAAGAGAGACAGATCTTGATACAATTAGAAAAGAGACTGATCTTTCAGGAGTTGATATTGGAAGACTCCCATATTTAAAAACTGGAGATGCTTTTGTTTCATCAGCAATTTTTCAAAGATCAATTCCAATAAGAATTAGAAAAACTTTCACAAATCCACCACCCTCTAAAAACCCATTCCTTGAACTTAAAGAGAAAAAAGAAGACAAAAAAGAACAAATTCTTAATTATTTAAAGAGAGAAGGAGTTATTGAGGAAATTTTCTTTGAAAGAGTTATAAAAGATTTTGAGGTTGAAGGAGTTATTTTTAAAGATATTAATGAGATTAAAATTGTATTGAATGAACTTGAGAGAGAAGGATTAATAGAAAAAGAAGAAAATCCAATTACCACAATTTGGAGAATGAAAAATGCATATTAA
- a CDS encoding AAA family ATPase, producing the protein MHIKEIVIKNFQSHKYTKITLSDKINVFLGKGNSGKSAIIRALIWVFFNEPQGTSFIRKNEQSAFVSITLDSGFKVIRERGVNINKYILITPEGEKKEFSNFGREVPEEIRKVLGIKTLPLENGKKLNPQIKDQIENIYLLDEPPSTIHSTLLTISGGQVFDEAINSILVDLQRLDRREKDIKKEIDEKNNLLKNFEGIDEKKEELVKIKNEIDVFKKIQEKKNIFEKLKLELENIKKEKEEIELNINSLKRVELIEKESDSLNSKKDKLINLIDLNQKIEKVREEINKISHDLNLLKKSNLSEDLSFELKIKNEKLNNLKNLKVNLLRVKNDIFNLEKESKEIEKKIIEDKNLYVALILNSKVCPICTREIDENMKEKIKENLNKMWR; encoded by the coding sequence ATGCATATTAAAGAAATAGTTATTAAAAATTTTCAATCACACAAATATACAAAGATTACTCTTTCAGATAAAATAAATGTTTTTCTCGGAAAAGGAAATAGTGGTAAAAGCGCAATCATAAGAGCCTTAATTTGGGTCTTTTTCAATGAACCTCAAGGAACAAGTTTTATAAGAAAAAATGAACAAAGTGCTTTTGTATCAATAACACTTGATAGTGGTTTTAAGGTTATAAGAGAAAGAGGAGTTAATATAAATAAATATATTTTAATAACTCCAGAAGGAGAGAAAAAAGAATTTTCAAATTTTGGAAGAGAAGTTCCAGAAGAAATAAGAAAAGTTCTTGGAATAAAAACCCTTCCACTTGAAAATGGAAAAAAACTTAACCCTCAAATAAAAGATCAAATTGAAAATATTTATCTACTCGATGAACCACCTTCAACAATCCACTCTACTTTACTTACAATTTCAGGTGGACAAGTTTTTGACGAAGCAATAAATTCAATTCTTGTTGACCTTCAAAGATTAGATAGAAGAGAAAAAGATATCAAAAAGGAAATTGATGAAAAAAACAATTTACTTAAAAACTTTGAAGGAATAGATGAAAAAAAGGAAGAATTAGTTAAGATAAAAAACGAAATAGATGTTTTCAAAAAAATTCAAGAAAAGAAAAATATTTTTGAGAAATTAAAACTTGAATTAGAAAACATCAAAAAGGAGAAAGAAGAAATTGAACTAAATATTAACTCATTAAAAAGGGTAGAATTAATTGAGAAAGAGTCTGATTCTCTCAACTCTAAAAAAGATAAATTGATAAACTTAATAGATCTAAATCAAAAAATAGAAAAAGTAAGAGAAGAAATTAATAAAATTTCACATGATTTAAATTTGCTTAAGAAAAGCAATTTAAGTGAAGATTTATCTTTTGAATTAAAAATTAAAAATGAAAAATTAAATAATCTTAAAAATTTAAAAGTTAATCTTTTAAGAGTCAAAAATGATATTTTCAATTTGGAAAAGGAGTCTAAAGAAATTGAAAAGAAAATAATTGAGGATAAAAATCTATATGTTGCCTTAATATTGAATAGTAAAGTTTGTCCTATCTGTACAAGGGAAATTGATGAAAATATGAAAGAAAAGATCAAAGAGAATTTAAATAAAATGTGGAGGTAA
- a CDS encoding GerMN domain-containing protein, with amino-acid sequence MKFIKIVLLLIALLSLLFSLSACAIKEKEQIVKLFYYNPELDKDQEGNILCSEKGLVPVERKIKSDNVIENTIKLLLDGKLTDEEKSKGITTEYPLEGVKLIKSELKNGTLILTFEDPYFRTSGGACRSKILWLQIEYTAKQFDEVKEVKFYPEDLFQP; translated from the coding sequence ATGAAATTTATTAAAATTGTTTTATTATTAATTGCTTTGTTGAGTCTACTATTTTCATTGAGTGCGTGCGCTATAAAAGAAAAAGAACAAATTGTAAAACTTTTTTATTACAATCCTGAACTTGATAAAGATCAAGAAGGTAATATTTTATGCAGTGAAAAAGGACTTGTTCCAGTTGAAAGAAAGATTAAAAGTGATAATGTAATTGAGAATACTATTAAACTTCTTTTAGATGGAAAATTGACAGATGAAGAGAAAAGCAAAGGAATTACAACAGAATATCCTCTTGAAGGTGTTAAATTAATTAAAAGTGAATTAAAAAATGGGACACTTATTTTAACTTTTGAAGATCCATATTTCAGAACATCTGGTGGTGCCTGTAGATCAAAAATATTGTGGCTTCAAATTGAATATACAGCAAAACAATTTGATGAAGTTAAAGAGGTAAAATTTTACCCAGAAGACCTTTTCCAACCATAA